One genomic window of Microbacterium sp. BH-3-3-3 includes the following:
- a CDS encoding CarD family transcriptional regulator has protein sequence MLFEVGETVVYPHHGAATIIEVKERVIKGETKKYLKLNVTQGDLVIEVPADNVDLVGVRDVIGKEGLDRVFEVLRAPFTEEPTNWSRRYKANLEKLASGDVIKVSEVVRDLWRRDQDRGLSAGEKRMLAKARQILVSELALAEKTDEDRAGLVLDEVLAS, from the coding sequence ATGCTTTTTGAGGTTGGCGAGACCGTCGTTTACCCGCACCATGGCGCGGCCACGATCATCGAGGTCAAGGAACGCGTCATCAAGGGCGAGACGAAGAAATACCTGAAGCTCAACGTCACGCAGGGAGACCTCGTCATCGAGGTCCCGGCCGACAACGTCGACCTCGTCGGCGTTCGCGACGTGATCGGCAAAGAGGGTCTCGACCGCGTCTTCGAGGTGCTGCGTGCACCCTTCACCGAGGAGCCGACCAACTGGTCGCGTCGCTACAAGGCGAACCTCGAGAAGCTCGCCTCCGGCGATGTCATCAAGGTCAGCGAGGTCGTCCGCGACCTGTGGCGCCGCGACCAGGATCGCGGACTGTCGGCCGGCGAGAAGCGCATGCTCGCCAAGGCGCGGCAGATTCTCGTCTCCGAGCTCGCTCTGGCCGAGAAGACCGACGAAGACCGTGCGGGCCTCGTGCTCGACGAGGTCCTCGCGTCCTGA